One Candidatus Methylomirabilota bacterium genomic window carries:
- a CDS encoding response regulator transcription factor: MSPITVVLAEDHQVVRQGLRALLDTEPELSVVGEAADGLEAVGLVERLKPDVLVVDVMMPSLGGLEVTRRVRQ; the protein is encoded by the coding sequence ATGAGCCCGATCACCGTCGTGCTGGCCGAGGACCACCAGGTGGTCCGCCAGGGACTGCGCGCGCTCCTCGACACCGAGCCGGAGCTCTCCGTGGTCGGGGAAGCGGCCGACGGGCTGGAGGCCGTCGGGCTGGTCGAGCGGCTCAAGCCGGACGTCCTCGTCGTGGACGTCATGATGCCGAGCCTGGGGGGACTCGAGGTGACGCGGCGGGTGCGTCAGC